A window of the Microbulbifer aggregans genome harbors these coding sequences:
- a CDS encoding ABC transporter ATP-binding protein, with protein MNPIISVSNLTKTYQGGFTALREVNLDIHPGEIFALLGPNGAGKTTLISIICGIVNASSGLVKADGHDVVRDYRAAREKIGLVPQELCTDSFESVLATVEFSRGLFGKPPNPAYLEQLLRQLSLWEKKDSRIMALSGGMKRRLMIAKALSHEPKILFLDEPTAGVDVELRQDMWAMVRELRESGVTVILTTHYIEEAEEMADRVGVINHGQLILVEDKETLIKRMGSKELLLQLLEPLECLPETLADLPLEIRADGHQLVYRFDIQEGDTGITNLLRRLDKAAIDFRDLQTRESSLEDIFVDLVRDARQQSDSKTGQGETA; from the coding sequence TTGAACCCCATCATTTCCGTCTCAAACCTCACCAAAACCTATCAAGGTGGCTTTACCGCGCTCCGAGAGGTCAACCTTGATATTCACCCGGGTGAAATCTTTGCCCTGCTCGGTCCCAATGGGGCCGGCAAGACCACTTTAATCAGCATCATCTGCGGCATCGTCAACGCCTCTTCCGGACTGGTAAAAGCCGATGGTCATGATGTTGTGCGGGACTATCGCGCGGCGCGGGAGAAAATCGGACTGGTACCTCAGGAACTCTGCACAGATTCCTTTGAAAGCGTCCTGGCAACGGTCGAGTTCAGTCGAGGCCTGTTCGGCAAACCGCCCAATCCCGCTTACCTGGAGCAGCTGCTGCGACAACTCTCGCTATGGGAGAAGAAAGACAGTCGCATCATGGCACTGTCCGGCGGCATGAAACGGCGACTCATGATTGCCAAGGCACTCTCTCACGAGCCAAAAATTCTGTTCCTCGATGAGCCCACGGCCGGGGTCGATGTGGAATTGCGCCAGGATATGTGGGCCATGGTCAGGGAGTTACGCGAGTCGGGCGTCACGGTAATCCTGACCACCCACTACATCGAAGAAGCCGAGGAGATGGCCGACCGTGTGGGGGTCATCAACCATGGTCAACTCATTCTGGTTGAAGACAAAGAGACGCTGATCAAGAGAATGGGTAGCAAGGAGTTGCTGCTGCAACTACTGGAGCCCCTCGAATGCTTACCTGAAACGCTCGCCGATCTGCCGCTTGAGATCCGCGCTGACGGACACCAGCTCGTCTACCGGTTTGATATACAGGAAGGCGATACTGGAATCACCAATCTGTTGCGAAGACTCGATAAGGCCGCTATCGATTTCCGTGATCTTCAGACTCGCGAGAGCTCCCTCGAGGATATCTTTGTGGATCTGGTAAGAGACGCGAGACAGCAAAGCGACAGCAAAACCGGACAAGGAGAAACCGCTTGA